The proteins below come from a single uncultured Dethiosulfovibrio sp. genomic window:
- a CDS encoding ABC transporter permease, producing the protein MADRKGAAFRAVAWPILSVAVGLAASGLMMTLLGANPLSVYGKILSMAFRDEYNVADIFAKATPLILTGLAFGFAFRANLFNIGAQGQFYLGSVAAAWVAISMGDNSPLVVLPLCALGAALMGCLWASLVGLAKARFNANEFLISMMSTYVALAIMNYLLRGPLREAKGEYPQTDVIADAGWIPALIPRTRLHWGFVLALVAAFLAWFILWRTSLGYRIRAVGMNRNAARYAGINSGGIFVAVFAISGAFAGLAGFTEVNGMQHMLVQGFSPMIGAEGIGIAILGNAHPLGIVLASILFGALQVGGNLAVQTSGVPSSIIGIMEGFVMLSVILSYAAQSALSAAASKRALKKGGDRR; encoded by the coding sequence ATGGCTGATCGTAAGGGCGCGGCCTTTAGAGCGGTGGCCTGGCCTATATTGTCGGTGGCGGTGGGTCTGGCGGCGAGCGGCCTTATGATGACCCTGCTGGGGGCCAACCCCCTCTCGGTCTACGGAAAGATCCTGTCCATGGCTTTCAGGGACGAATACAACGTGGCGGATATATTCGCCAAGGCGACCCCTTTGATACTCACAGGGCTGGCCTTCGGCTTCGCCTTCAGGGCCAACCTGTTCAACATAGGGGCCCAGGGTCAGTTCTACCTGGGGTCCGTGGCCGCCGCCTGGGTAGCAATCTCCATGGGGGACAACTCACCTCTGGTGGTCCTCCCTCTGTGCGCCCTGGGGGCCGCCCTGATGGGATGCCTGTGGGCCTCTTTGGTTGGCTTAGCCAAGGCCAGGTTCAACGCAAACGAGTTTTTGATAAGCATGATGTCCACCTACGTGGCGCTGGCGATCATGAACTATCTCCTGAGAGGCCCTCTCAGGGAGGCCAAGGGCGAATATCCCCAGACCGACGTTATCGCCGACGCCGGTTGGATACCGGCCCTTATCCCGAGAACCAGGCTGCACTGGGGCTTCGTTCTTGCCCTAGTCGCGGCGTTCTTGGCCTGGTTTATCCTCTGGAGGACCTCTTTGGGCTACAGGATCAGGGCCGTCGGCATGAACCGTAACGCCGCTAGATACGCAGGAATAAACTCCGGCGGCATTTTCGTGGCGGTTTTCGCCATAAGTGGCGCCTTCGCGGGCCTGGCCGGGTTCACCGAGGTCAACGGAATGCAGCACATGCTCGTCCAGGGGTTCAGCCCCATGATAGGGGCCGAGGGCATAGGGATAGCCATACTGGGCAACGCCCATCCCCTGGGGATCGTCCTCGCCTCTATCCTCTTCGGGGCCCTTCAGGTGGGAGGGAACCTGGCGGTCCAGACCTCCGGGGTCCCCTCAAGCATAATAGGGATCATGGAGGGGTTCGTAATGCTCTCTGTGATACTCTCCTACGCAGCTCAGTCAGCCCTCTCCGCTGCCGCCAGCAAAAGGGCTCTCAAGAAAGGGGGAGATCGGAGATGA
- a CDS encoding ABC transporter permease, which translates to MTVITGLIAGALQMSTPLLLGGLAEVYAERTGVMVIAIEGIFLLGAWGGFVVAYSSGNILLGLVAAMAVGVAVAAVYGLFTVRLKQHQIVTGTALNILAAGLGIYLYRVIFGVPLLPLTVEPIRPIAIPLLSSIPVLGKALFTQSPLTYLAWALIPLGYWVLYKTQLGLILRSTGENPEAVEAAGIDVDKVRFRTLLVAGAVDGLAGAFYSLAFLGMYTNDIIGGRGWIAFAICFLGNWNPMGVFVGALVFGLADAVAIQLQTSGITLVPNEFLIAIPYILTIVATVVRSNFNVPATLGVPYEKERR; encoded by the coding sequence ATGACGGTCATCACCGGGCTTATAGCCGGAGCGTTACAGATGAGCACGCCGCTGCTCCTCGGCGGACTGGCGGAGGTCTACGCCGAACGGACCGGGGTGATGGTCATAGCTATAGAGGGGATCTTCCTGCTGGGGGCCTGGGGCGGTTTCGTGGTGGCCTATTCAAGCGGAAATATCCTCCTGGGCCTTGTCGCCGCCATGGCGGTAGGGGTCGCTGTGGCGGCGGTCTACGGCCTTTTCACCGTGAGGCTGAAGCAACACCAGATAGTCACGGGGACGGCTCTGAACATCCTCGCGGCGGGGCTGGGAATATACCTATATCGGGTTATATTCGGCGTTCCCCTCCTGCCTCTGACTGTGGAGCCCATAAGGCCCATAGCTATTCCCCTGCTGTCCTCCATACCGGTGCTGGGCAAGGCCCTGTTCACCCAAAGTCCTCTGACCTACCTCGCTTGGGCTTTGATACCTCTGGGGTACTGGGTTCTCTATAAAACTCAGCTTGGCCTGATTCTCCGTTCCACCGGAGAAAATCCCGAGGCAGTTGAGGCCGCCGGGATCGACGTGGACAAGGTTCGGTTCAGGACACTGCTGGTGGCAGGGGCCGTCGACGGTCTGGCTGGAGCCTTCTACTCCCTGGCCTTTCTGGGGATGTACACCAACGATATTATCGGCGGACGGGGATGGATAGCCTTCGCCATATGTTTTCTGGGCAACTGGAATCCTATGGGGGTCTTCGTGGGGGCTCTGGTCTTCGGACTAGCCGACGCCGTGGCGATCCAACTTCAGACCTCCGGCATAACACTGGTCCCGAACGAGTTCCTTATAGCCATACCCTATATCCTGACCATAGTGGCGACGGTGGTTAGGAGCAACTTCAACGTCCCCGCCACATTGGGCGTCCCTTACGAAAAAGAGCGGCGATAA
- a CDS encoding ABC transporter ATP-binding protein, producing MKGQEPDGVPAVELKGITKYFPGTVANDNVHVSVKKGEVLALLGENGAGKTTLMRILYGMYRPDQGEILVDGSSVRVDSPQDAMALGVGMIHQHFSLVPVHSVAENVVLGLGSSMDRLDLERVSSELIELGSRYGLEVDPYARVGQLPVGMQQRVEIVKALYRKARILIMDEPTAVLTPQETERLGEFVREFTSQGNSVILITHKLGEVMAMADSVTVMRAGKVVGSVSTAESSERELARMMVGRDLELVSGHREGLPGEPVLSVLDLTVKDDRGSIALNGLSLTVGRGEIFGIAGVSGNGQQELAEAICGLRTPVEGSITLNGRDITGLSVKEIIASGVGYIPADRHKEGLVLDMSVEENFILKNSGDRPYFRSGVMDSGSIGEHGAALVGRFSIKAPSPSTKAKALSGGNQQKVVIAREIGLGSSLLVAVQPIRGLDLGAADYVHSVLMEERSKGKAILLISTELSEVLTLSDRVGVIYGGKILDVLDRSDMDVDRIGLLMAGVEEVHHG from the coding sequence ATGAAAGGACAGGAACCTGACGGGGTTCCAGCGGTGGAGCTGAAGGGGATAACCAAGTACTTCCCCGGGACCGTGGCGAACGATAACGTGCATGTATCGGTGAAAAAGGGGGAGGTGCTGGCTCTTTTAGGGGAGAACGGAGCCGGAAAGACCACCTTGATGAGGATACTGTACGGTATGTACCGCCCGGATCAGGGGGAGATCCTGGTGGACGGCTCATCGGTGAGGGTCGATTCCCCTCAGGACGCCATGGCCCTGGGGGTAGGCATGATACACCAGCACTTCAGCTTGGTGCCGGTCCATTCGGTGGCGGAAAACGTCGTTCTAGGGCTCGGCTCCTCTATGGATCGTCTCGACCTGGAGAGGGTCTCCTCGGAACTGATAGAGCTAGGTTCACGGTACGGTCTTGAGGTCGATCCCTACGCCAGGGTAGGACAGCTCCCTGTGGGGATGCAGCAGAGGGTGGAGATAGTAAAGGCCCTCTACAGGAAGGCCAGAATACTCATAATGGACGAGCCTACGGCGGTCTTGACCCCTCAGGAGACCGAGAGGCTCGGCGAGTTCGTCAGGGAGTTCACCTCCCAGGGCAACTCGGTGATACTCATAACCCATAAGCTGGGGGAGGTCATGGCGATGGCCGACTCGGTCACGGTGATGAGGGCGGGAAAGGTCGTCGGGTCGGTGTCGACCGCCGAGTCCAGCGAGAGGGAGTTGGCGAGGATGATGGTCGGAAGGGACCTTGAGCTGGTGTCCGGCCATAGGGAGGGCCTTCCCGGGGAGCCGGTGCTTTCGGTGCTGGACCTCACGGTGAAGGACGACAGAGGCTCTATCGCCCTGAACGGACTTTCTCTGACAGTTGGCAGAGGGGAGATATTCGGCATAGCGGGGGTGAGCGGAAACGGACAGCAGGAGCTCGCCGAGGCCATCTGCGGCCTGAGGACCCCGGTTGAGGGATCTATAACCCTCAACGGCAGGGATATCACCGGCCTATCGGTGAAGGAGATAATAGCCTCCGGCGTCGGCTACATACCGGCGGACAGACATAAAGAAGGCCTGGTCCTGGATATGTCGGTGGAGGAGAACTTTATACTCAAAAACAGCGGTGACAGGCCCTACTTCAGGTCCGGCGTGATGGACAGCGGCTCCATAGGGGAACACGGAGCGGCTCTTGTGGGCAGGTTTTCCATAAAGGCCCCGTCCCCATCCACAAAGGCGAAGGCCCTCTCCGGCGGAAACCAACAGAAAGTGGTCATAGCCAGGGAGATCGGTCTTGGATCCAGCCTTTTGGTTGCCGTCCAGCCCATAAGGGGACTGGACCTAGGGGCGGCGGACTACGTCCACTCGGTCCTGATGGAGGAGAGGTCCAAGGGAAAGGCCATTCTTCTCATATCGACGGAACTTTCGGAGGTACTGACCCTTTCCGACCGAGTAGGGGTCATATACGGTGGGAAAATACTGGACGTCCTGGACCGGAGTGACATGGACGTGGACAGAATAGGCCTTCTGATGGCAGGGGTGGAGGAGGTTCATCATGGCTGA